The window GTGGTCTAACTAAGGCTGGTGACTTGTTGATGGAACCTATCATGCGTTCTTATAAGGAGCATGCTTTGGAAATCTTCAAGGACAAACCAAAGTTCTTGGTAAGTTCGCTTGACGATGCTGCAGCAGCCGTTCTCGGTGCTTCTGCTATCGGTTGGGAGTTGTAATTAATGATATAAAGTCCAGACTTCTTTTGAGTTATATGTGCAGTTTGTCTACTTGTCTACTTGAAAGAGTCTAAAACTTATATATTCAAAGTAGGGACAAACATCCTTGTCAGACATTCTTTTTATAATTAAAAGAACTGACTTACGAGGTTGTTTGTCCCTATTATGTTTTATCTATATTACTAACTTTATATGATTTCCTTTTTATGATGATGTCTGTACGCTGTGTCTAAGTTGATAGAAAGCGGTTTTCCAATAAATTACTTATGTGTGTCTTGCTATATTGATAGTAATATAAAGGAATCTTTCTACCCATATCCTTTCTATGTGTTGCTATTCCGCACATCTCGTGTTGATGCCCCGCACATATTGTGCTGATGCTTCGCACCAATGGTGTTGAGTGTAGAATACCTTACTAAATATTGACAAGAAAGAGGCAACTTGTTGTTAGGAAAAAATGTTCAGTCAAAAGTAATCATATGGAAGATTCTTCGTTTGAAAGTTATATCAGACAGTAAAACTCTTTGTAGACTTTCTTTTTATAGTTTTTGTTTTGTGTTCTCGTTTTTTTAATCTAACTTTGCGAATACTTATAATACTTAGAAAGAAAAAACAATAACAGAAGATGAAACAGGAAGACGACATCAAGAAAGCGATTGAAGTGATGAGAAAGGGTGGTATCATTCTTTACCCAACTGATACTGTGTGGGGTATAGGTTGCGATGCTACCAATGCGGAAGCTGTAGCAAAGGTATATGCCTTGAAACGCAGAGACGATTCGAAAGCCCTTATCTGCTTAGTTGATTCTGATAATAGACTTCAGCGTTATGTTCGTAATGTTCCTGATGTTGCTTGGCAGTTGATAGAAGCTGTTGAGAAACCAACAACATTGATTCTTGATGGTGCTGTCAATCTTGCTCCAAATCTGATAGCAGAAGATGGGTCTATAGGTATTCGCATAACAAAGGAGCCATTCTCACATGAGTTATGCTATCGATTCCAGAAGGCTATTGTAAGTACTTCGGCAAATGTCAGTGGTGAACCTGCTGCGCAGAATTATCGTGATATCTCAGAGAAGATTCTTGATGGTGTTGACTATGTTTGTGAGTCAAGACGTCAGGAACACAAACCACATACCCCATCCAGCATTATCAAATTGGCTGCTGATGGCGAAGTAAAAGTTATAAGGAAATAATTGAATAGATAGATGAAAGTATCAGGTAGTCAGGGGATTATTTCTCGACTTGATAATTGGCGGAAGAATCATGTGTCCAATCGCGAGTTAGTCTTAGTACTGGCATTTGCTATTGGTCTTCTTGCTTCATTAGCAGCATATATTCTTCACTTTATTATCAAGTTGATAGAGGAATTAGTAACCTCTGGTTTCGATGTTGCAACGATAAACTGGCTCTATCTCATCTATCCAATCGTAGGTATTTGGCTGACAAGTCTATTTGTTAAGTATGTTGTACGTGATAATATTTCGCATGGTATTACGCGTGTTCTCTATGCTATTTCCACGAAACAATCTCGTTTGAAAGCCCATAATACTTGGTCGTCTATCGTTGCTTCTGCTATTACGATTGGTTTTGGCGGTTCGGTAGGAGCGGAGGCACCTATTGTATTGACGGGGTCAGCTATTGGTAGTAACCTCGGACGTATCTTTAATTTAGATAATCGCACACTCATGCTTCTTGTGGGTTGTGGTGCAACGGCGGCTGTATCAGGTATTTTCAAGGCGCCAATAGCAGGATTGGTATTTACATTGGAAGTGTTGATGGTCGATTTGACCATGGCTTCTCTTTTGCCAATCTTGATAGCATCAGTGACGGCAACGTGTTTCTCCTATTTCTTCACAGGTGGTTCGTCAATGTTTCATTTCCAAATGGATAACATCTGGGGACTTGACCGTGTTCCACCGACTATCTTGTTAGGTATCGCTTGCGGTTTTGTATCACTCTACTTCATGCGCTTAATGTCATGGTGTGAGAATGGTTATGGGAAACTTTCTTCTAAGCCTTATCTGAAACTGCTTGTGGGTGGCTTGGTACTTTCTCCACTTATTTTCCTCTTTCCTTCACTTTATGGTGAAGGCTATGATAGTTTGAGATTGTTTATAGAAGGAAAGACAGAAGCGGACTGGATGCAAATCATGAGTGGCTCTATGTTTGCAGAGAAGTCAAATTTCCTACTGCTTTATGTGGGCTTAGTTGTCATGACAAAGGTCTTCGCAACCAGTGCAACAAATGGTGCAGGCGGTTGTGGTGGGACCTTTGCGCCTTCTTTGTTTATCGGTGGTTTTGGTGGTTTCTTCTTTGCTCGTTTTTGGAATATGCAGCAACTTGGTGTTTATATTCCAGAGAAGAACTTTACGCTCTATGGTATGGCAGCTGTGATGTCGGCTGTGATGCATGCACCTTTGACGGGTATCTTCCTGATTGCCGAACTAACAGGTGGTTATCAACTCTTTATCCCATTGATTATCGTGACTATCAGTTCTTATCTTACGATAAATATCTTCGAACATCATAGTATTTATGCTGTTCGTTTGGCAAAGCAAGGTAAACTTCTTACACACCATACAGACAAGTCTATCCTCACTTTGATGAGTATGGATAAGATTATCGATCATGACTTTACATCTGTCGGACCGGATATGGAGATGGGAAAACTTATCCATGCTATCAGTTCCAGTCGCAATGATTATATTCCTGTGCTCGATGAGTCTCGTAAGTTATTAGGTGAGATTGATATTAACAATCTACGACATATTATCTTTCGTACTGAACTTTACCATCGTTTTCATGTCAATCAGTTGATGTCACCACCAGCAGCAATGCTCGGTGTCAACGACCCAATGGAGGATGTGATGAAGACTTTTGAACGTACGGGGGCACAGTATTTACCTGTTGTGAATATTGATAGCCAGTTGGTTGGCTATATCTCTCGAGTTCGCCTTTATAGTATGTATCGTCAGTTTGTAGCAGACTTTAGTGCAGAGTAAAATAGATATCTGCCGTCTCTTACTTATTATCTCACCTCTTGTTAAATTCCTAAAGATAATGAAAAAAGAAAATATACGTATTGTTTTCATGGGTACTCCAGAGTTTGCTGTGGAGTCGTTGAAAGCATTAGTTGAGAATGGATATAATGTTGTAGCTGTAGTCACGCAGCCTGATAAACCTGTTGGACGTCATCAAGAACAGCTGCAGGCATCACCTGTGAAACTCTATGCACTTGAACATAACTTGCCTGTTTTGCAGCCTGTAAAGATGAAGGATGCTGAATTTATAGAAGAATTGCGTTCTTATAAAGCTGATATGCAGGTGGTTGTCGCCTTTCGTATGTTGCCGGAAATAGTGTGGAGTATGCCTCGCTTGGGTACGTTTAATGTACATGCAGCCCTACTTCCACAGTACCGTGGTGCTGCTCCTATCAACTGGGCGGTTATCAATGGTGAGACCGAGACAGGTGTGACGACCTTCTTCCTTGATAAAGACATTGATACAGGTCGCATTATCCTTCAAAGACCATTTGCTATTCCTGATACAGCTGATGTTGAGTATGTCTATGATGGCTTGATGGTTTTGGGTGCAAAGATTGCTATGGAAACAATTGACCTCATTGCATCTAAATTGCCTGAAGATAGTCTGGATAACGTTGATTTCTCTGCAGTTCTTGATGGCATAAGTGCTCCTCAAGTGTGTAAAGATGCTGAATTACATCATGCACCGAAGATATTCAAAGAGACATGCGAAATCAATTGGAATCAGTCTGCTAAGAAAGTTTATGATTTTGTGCGTGGACT is drawn from Prevotella melaninogenica and contains these coding sequences:
- a CDS encoding L-threonylcarbamoyladenylate synthase, with amino-acid sequence MKQEDDIKKAIEVMRKGGIILYPTDTVWGIGCDATNAEAVAKVYALKRRDDSKALICLVDSDNRLQRYVRNVPDVAWQLIEAVEKPTTLILDGAVNLAPNLIAEDGSIGIRITKEPFSHELCYRFQKAIVSTSANVSGEPAAQNYRDISEKILDGVDYVCESRRQEHKPHTPSSIIKLAADGEVKVIRK
- a CDS encoding chloride channel protein — its product is MKVSGSQGIISRLDNWRKNHVSNRELVLVLAFAIGLLASLAAYILHFIIKLIEELVTSGFDVATINWLYLIYPIVGIWLTSLFVKYVVRDNISHGITRVLYAISTKQSRLKAHNTWSSIVASAITIGFGGSVGAEAPIVLTGSAIGSNLGRIFNLDNRTLMLLVGCGATAAVSGIFKAPIAGLVFTLEVLMVDLTMASLLPILIASVTATCFSYFFTGGSSMFHFQMDNIWGLDRVPPTILLGIACGFVSLYFMRLMSWCENGYGKLSSKPYLKLLVGGLVLSPLIFLFPSLYGEGYDSLRLFIEGKTEADWMQIMSGSMFAEKSNFLLLYVGLVVMTKVFATSATNGAGGCGGTFAPSLFIGGFGGFFFARFWNMQQLGVYIPEKNFTLYGMAAVMSAVMHAPLTGIFLIAELTGGYQLFIPLIIVTISSYLTINIFEHHSIYAVRLAKQGKLLTHHTDKSILTLMSMDKIIDHDFTSVGPDMEMGKLIHAISSSRNDYIPVLDESRKLLGEIDINNLRHIIFRTELYHRFHVNQLMSPPAAMLGVNDPMEDVMKTFERTGAQYLPVVNIDSQLVGYISRVRLYSMYRQFVADFSAE
- the fmt gene encoding methionyl-tRNA formyltransferase, whose amino-acid sequence is MKKENIRIVFMGTPEFAVESLKALVENGYNVVAVVTQPDKPVGRHQEQLQASPVKLYALEHNLPVLQPVKMKDAEFIEELRSYKADMQVVVAFRMLPEIVWSMPRLGTFNVHAALLPQYRGAAPINWAVINGETETGVTTFFLDKDIDTGRIILQRPFAIPDTADVEYVYDGLMVLGAKIAMETIDLIASKLPEDSLDNVDFSAVLDGISAPQVCKDAELHHAPKIFKETCEINWNQSAKKVYDFVRGLSPYPGTWSTLSSIEDNGVKPLIMKVYKTAKSDRASVGTPGTLVVEKTRLYVNTSDNLLELLDIQLTGKKRMDVRSFLNGFKDIEKYLFQTE